Proteins from a genomic interval of Clostridia bacterium:
- a CDS encoding calcium-translocating P-type ATPase, PMCA-type, with the protein MDFYKRTIQESFDAVSSQKEGLTSEEAKRRIEQFGKNRLSEARQKSGLQVFFEQFKDLLVIILIIAAMISMITGNSESTIVIIVVLIINAILGTVQHFKAEQSLSSLRALSSPTAKVIRDGQNVQIPSEDVVIGDILMLEAGDLVVADGRIIDNFSLQVQESALTGESQSVDKSDLTINGDNIALGDRINMVYSGSLVTYGRAQVLVTGTAMTTEIGKIADLLNQTKEKRTPLQENLDDFSKKLSIIIMIICAVVFVLGMVRQMPVLDSLMFAVALAVAAIPEALSSIVTIALALGTQKMANENAIIKKLKAVEGLGCVSIICSDKTGTLTQNKMTVQRIYAGDELFEISKTDYSNKTHALLLLCSLLCNDSYYSEGKPIGDPTEIALLDYYAKLRPDAYQMREKIDRMDEIPFDSDRKLMSTSHMIGSTYTMFTKGAPDVVFGRINRIMGSDGMVRPVSDADIIDLRKINNSLSANGLRVLAFAMKSAARDIPLTVDDEKDLIFIGLIAMIDPPREESRQAVADCRMAGIKPIMITGDHKITATSIAKSIGIFEEGDLSLNGVEVDRLSDDELMEILPNVSVYARVSPENKIRIVELWQRAGQIVAMTGDGVNDAPALKKADIGIAMGITGTEVSKDAASMILTDDNFATIIKAVMNGRSIYSNIKNSIKFLLSGNMSGILAVLYAVIAALPMPFTAVHLLFINLLTDSLPAIAMSMEPANRGLLKDKPRGRSESILSGNFFRDVITWGILIGVFTMISYYIGLGISSAAASTMAFSTLCLGRLFHGFNCRGSQSIVKLGLTTNKFSIFAFLIGLGLLALVLLAPPLQPWFDVVPLPAIDLAYIVLCAFCPTLIIQLVRIIKEFAMKK; encoded by the coding sequence ATGGATTTTTATAAAAGGACCATACAAGAATCTTTTGACGCCGTATCTTCGCAAAAAGAAGGTCTGACAAGCGAGGAGGCTAAACGCAGAATAGAGCAGTTCGGCAAGAACAGGTTGTCCGAAGCGCGCCAAAAGAGCGGACTTCAGGTGTTTTTTGAACAGTTTAAGGATCTTCTGGTTATAATACTTATCATAGCCGCCATGATCTCCATGATAACGGGCAATTCCGAAAGCACTATAGTAATAATAGTTGTGCTTATCATAAATGCCATCTTGGGCACAGTGCAGCATTTTAAGGCGGAGCAGTCGCTAAGCAGCCTTCGTGCGTTAAGCTCGCCTACCGCAAAGGTCATACGCGACGGCCAGAACGTTCAGATACCTTCCGAAGACGTCGTAATAGGCGATATCCTGATGCTTGAAGCCGGAGACCTCGTTGTTGCAGACGGCAGGATAATCGATAATTTTTCGCTTCAGGTGCAGGAAAGCGCGCTTACCGGCGAGTCGCAAAGCGTTGATAAAAGCGACCTGACGATAAACGGCGATAATATTGCCCTCGGCGACCGCATCAATATGGTGTACTCCGGCTCGCTTGTTACTTACGGGCGCGCCCAAGTGCTTGTAACTGGCACCGCCATGACTACCGAGATAGGCAAAATTGCCGATCTGCTCAATCAGACGAAGGAAAAGCGCACTCCTCTTCAGGAGAATCTCGACGACTTTTCGAAAAAGCTTTCGATAATAATAATGATCATCTGCGCCGTAGTATTCGTTTTGGGCATGGTGCGCCAAATGCCGGTGCTCGATTCGCTCATGTTCGCAGTGGCGCTGGCTGTGGCTGCAATACCCGAAGCGCTTTCGTCGATAGTTACCATCGCGCTTGCCCTCGGCACTCAGAAAATGGCAAACGAAAACGCAATAATCAAGAAGCTCAAGGCTGTTGAGGGACTTGGCTGCGTTTCTATAATCTGTTCGGACAAGACCGGCACGCTCACGCAGAACAAGATGACCGTGCAGCGCATATATGCGGGCGACGAGCTCTTTGAAATATCAAAAACGGATTACTCAAATAAGACGCACGCGCTTTTGCTGCTTTGCAGTCTCTTGTGCAACGACTCGTATTACTCGGAAGGCAAGCCTATAGGCGACCCCACGGAGATCGCACTTTTGGATTATTATGCAAAGCTGCGCCCCGACGCGTATCAGATGCGTGAAAAAATCGACCGCATGGACGAAATACCGTTCGACTCCGACAGAAAGCTGATGAGTACTTCCCATATGATTGGCAGCACCTATACTATGTTCACAAAAGGCGCGCCCGATGTGGTATTTGGCCGTATCAACAGGATAATGGGCTCGGACGGAATGGTGCGGCCCGTAAGCGACGCCGACATAATAGATCTAAGAAAGATAAACAACAGCCTATCGGCAAACGGCCTTCGCGTTCTCGCCTTCGCCATGAAGAGCGCGGCGCGCGATATCCCGCTTACAGTTGACGACGAAAAGGATCTTATATTTATCGGTCTTATCGCAATGATAGACCCGCCGCGCGAGGAATCGCGCCAAGCCGTAGCTGACTGCCGCATGGCAGGTATAAAGCCGATAATGATAACGGGAGACCATAAAATAACGGCTACGAGCATAGCGAAAAGCATAGGAATTTTCGAGGAGGGCGATTTGAGCTTAAACGGCGTCGAGGTAGACAGACTGAGCGACGACGAGCTTATGGAGATACTGCCCAACGTATCCGTTTATGCGCGCGTTTCACCGGAGAACAAGATACGCATCGTCGAATTATGGCAGCGCGCCGGACAGATCGTCGCCATGACGGGCGACGGCGTGAACGACGCTCCCGCACTGAAAAAAGCCGATATAGGAATTGCGATGGGCATAACCGGTACCGAGGTATCAAAGGATGCGGCTTCGATGATACTTACCGACGACAATTTCGCAACGATAATAAAAGCCGTAATGAACGGCAGAAGCATTTACAGCAACATCAAGAACTCGATAAAGTTTCTGCTTTCCGGCAATATGTCGGGCATACTTGCAGTTTTATACGCAGTTATTGCGGCGCTGCCCATGCCTTTCACCGCAGTGCATCTTTTGTTCATCAATCTGCTCACCGACAGCCTTCCCGCTATCGCAATGAGCATGGAGCCTGCGAACAGGGGGCTTTTGAAGGATAAGCCCAGAGGGCGCAGCGAATCTATACTTTCGGGAAATTTCTTCAGGGACGTGATAACCTGGGGCATACTTATCGGCGTGTTCACGATGATATCGTATTATATCGGTCTAGGCATAAGCTCGGCTGCGGCAAGCACCATGGCGTTCTCAACGCTCTGCCTCGGACGTCTTTTCCACGGCTTCAACTGCCGCGGAAGTCAGTCCATCGTTAAGCTGGGGCTTACGACGAATAAGTTTTCGATATTCGCTTTTCTTATAGGATTGGGACTGCTTGCGCTCGTGCTGCTCGCGCCGCCGCTTCAGCCGTGGTTCGACGTTGTGCCGCTGCCCGCCATAGACCTTGCGTATATCGTGCTGTGCGCTTTCTGCCCCACGCTTATAATACAGCTGGTACGCATTATAAAAGAATTTGCAATGAAAAAGTAA
- a CDS encoding FAD-dependent oxidoreductase, whose amino-acid sequence MAYENLFKPIQIGKLTIKNRIVMTGMATGFANFDGSVTPDLVEYFKARARGGTGLIYTEFCRVDKDAPGGMNQLGAYNIQLAGGLRKVAEAVHRFDSRIFLQLHHGGSMAKYEFTGMQPIAPSPIAMPGNLPPREMTIAEIKDVIAKFIEGARVAQYANFDGVEVHCAHGYLLNQFVSPYLNRRTDEYGGSLENRLRIVKEIMAGIRKLAGPNFPISVRISADDLLGDEGGMKLFEAQEMAKLLESYGADIISVSAGGGLAPQGIIAPALYDQGWLIPLAEGIKKVVKVPVIGVSLIRDFDYADSLIADGKCDMVSMARPHLADASFVNKLKAGHPEQVRPCIVCMHCATSDGRGRLECAVNPTMGYETELKMFNKNGARRKIAVVGGGSAGCEAARVLAIRGFDVTLFERRNKLGGQLNIAKLPPHKFRLGWLVKYYENNLERWGVKVRLNTDVTVDMLKEFSPYAVVLATGGTDFIPSFVKINDSLCCTANQMLLEKVKLEKGQKAVVVGSGMTGMETAHFLLEQGVDTTVVDMLPEIGMQSIGPNIRYLKQFLAKYDNYDAVPGVKVLSVDNNVITLEKVSTGERYTMQADCTVFASGVKSVNDLAQDVKANFENTYIVGDSSKIGQISNAVRAGFAAAWHIDDGCDVFDA is encoded by the coding sequence ATGGCATATGAAAATTTATTCAAGCCCATCCAGATAGGCAAACTTACTATCAAAAATCGTATCGTAATGACGGGTATGGCTACGGGATTTGCAAATTTTGACGGTTCGGTAACGCCTGACCTCGTTGAATACTTCAAGGCGCGCGCACGCGGCGGCACGGGTCTTATATATACGGAGTTCTGCCGCGTAGACAAAGACGCTCCCGGCGGTATGAACCAGCTCGGCGCGTACAATATCCAGCTTGCGGGAGGTCTTAGAAAGGTAGCGGAAGCCGTACATCGCTTTGATTCGAGAATATTCTTACAGCTTCACCATGGCGGCAGTATGGCAAAGTATGAGTTTACGGGTATGCAGCCTATAGCGCCGAGCCCCATTGCAATGCCCGGCAATCTGCCTCCGAGAGAGATGACGATAGCCGAGATAAAGGACGTTATCGCAAAATTCATAGAGGGCGCCAGAGTCGCTCAGTATGCGAACTTTGACGGCGTTGAGGTACACTGCGCGCACGGTTATCTTTTGAACCAGTTCGTAAGCCCCTATCTTAACAGAAGAACAGACGAATACGGCGGAAGCCTTGAGAACCGTTTAAGAATAGTTAAAGAGATAATGGCCGGCATAAGAAAGCTTGCAGGTCCGAACTTCCCCATCTCCGTAAGGATCTCTGCCGACGACCTTCTCGGAGACGAGGGCGGCATGAAGCTTTTCGAGGCTCAGGAGATGGCAAAGCTGCTTGAGAGCTATGGCGCCGACATCATAAGCGTATCGGCAGGCGGCGGCCTTGCACCGCAGGGCATCATCGCTCCCGCGCTTTACGACCAGGGCTGGCTCATTCCGCTTGCAGAGGGCATAAAGAAGGTAGTTAAGGTGCCCGTTATCGGCGTAAGCCTTATCCGCGACTTCGACTATGCAGACAGCCTTATTGCAGACGGCAAGTGCGATATGGTATCTATGGCTCGTCCGCATCTTGCAGACGCAAGCTTCGTAAATAAGTTAAAGGCAGGTCATCCCGAGCAGGTAAGACCCTGCATCGTATGCATGCACTGCGCTACGAGCGACGGACGCGGCAGACTTGAGTGCGCCGTAAATCCCACGATGGGCTATGAGACCGAGCTTAAAATGTTCAATAAGAACGGCGCGAGAAGAAAGATAGCCGTAGTAGGCGGCGGCAGCGCGGGCTGCGAGGCGGCAAGAGTGCTTGCTATACGCGGATTCGACGTTACGCTGTTCGAAAGAAGAAACAAGCTCGGCGGTCAGCTTAATATCGCAAAGCTTCCCCCGCACAAGTTCAGACTCGGCTGGCTCGTTAAGTATTACGAGAACAACCTTGAAAGATGGGGAGTAAAGGTAAGACTGAATACGGACGTTACCGTTGATATGCTGAAGGAATTCAGCCCTTATGCAGTAGTCCTCGCAACCGGCGGCACCGACTTTATCCCCTCGTTCGTGAAAATAAACGATTCCCTTTGCTGCACCGCAAACCAGATGCTTCTTGAGAAAGTAAAGCTTGAGAAGGGCCAGAAGGCGGTAGTTGTAGGAAGCGGCATGACGGGTATGGAAACGGCTCACTTCCTCTTGGAGCAGGGAGTTGACACCACCGTAGTAGATATGCTCCCCGAGATAGGAATGCAGAGCATCGGCCCGAACATCAGATACTTAAAGCAGTTCCTTGCAAAATACGACAATTACGACGCAGTTCCCGGCGTTAAGGTGCTCTCCGTTGACAACAACGTGATAACGCTTGAAAAGGTATCGACCGGCGAACGCTACACCATGCAGGCAGACTGCACCGTATTTGCATCCGGCGTTAAGTCCGTAAACGACCTTGCACAGGATGTAAAGGCAAACTTCGAGAATACGTATATCGTAGGCGACTCGAGTAAGATCGGTCAGATATCTAACGCAGTACGCGCAGGGTTTGCCGCTGCATGGCATATCGACGACGGCTGTGACGTTTTCGACGCATAA
- a CDS encoding site-specific integrase, translated as MAKGSVRKKGNKWYYRFYVENESGKQVQKEYVGTESKSETEALLRKAMEDYEAKKFVARSENVTVGELLDLWVEEELKPGNLSNGTVMLYQSTISRIKQYPIADRKLKSVTPEHLQSFFDRLAFGGTKEDGSEAKPLASGSIRPYSAIMQGAFRFAVFPKRLLTFNPMQYVKVRKKQETQELFTDGDEGGIAVPTISFEQYTSLTDWLKKKDNPALLPIQIAYFTGLRIGEVCALTWQDIDLKEQTITVRRSMRYNGTRHKTEIGTTKRSKVRTVDFCDTLAAIFKAAKLEQNKSRLRYGPLYSLNYYKQVQEKGRSYYELYSLPQSEGAPEGYREIFFVCLRSDGCYEAPRTVSLACRTAARKVPGLEGFHFHQLRHTFTSNLLSNGAAPKDVQELLGHADVSTTMNIYAHATREAKRSSARLMDQVVGGK; from the coding sequence ATGGCAAAAGGTTCTGTGAGAAAGAAAGGCAACAAGTGGTACTACCGCTTCTACGTGGAAAACGAGAGCGGGAAACAGGTTCAAAAGGAATATGTGGGCACGGAGAGCAAAAGCGAGACCGAAGCCCTGCTTCGCAAGGCGATGGAGGACTATGAGGCGAAGAAGTTCGTTGCCAGGTCCGAAAATGTCACCGTGGGCGAGCTGCTGGATTTGTGGGTGGAGGAAGAATTGAAGCCCGGTAATCTGAGCAACGGTACGGTGATGCTGTATCAGAGCACTATCAGCCGGATCAAGCAGTATCCCATTGCGGACCGCAAGCTCAAGAGCGTCACCCCGGAGCATTTGCAGAGCTTCTTCGACCGGCTGGCGTTCGGCGGCACGAAGGAGGACGGTTCAGAGGCCAAGCCTCTGGCAAGCGGTTCCATTCGTCCGTATTCGGCAATCATGCAGGGAGCGTTTCGCTTCGCGGTGTTCCCCAAGCGGCTGCTGACCTTCAACCCGATGCAGTATGTGAAGGTCAGGAAGAAGCAGGAGACGCAGGAGCTGTTCACAGATGGGGACGAAGGCGGTATCGCTGTTCCCACCATCAGCTTTGAACAGTACACATCGTTGACGGACTGGCTGAAAAAGAAGGACAATCCGGCGCTCCTGCCCATCCAGATCGCCTACTTCACGGGACTCCGTATCGGAGAAGTCTGCGCCCTCACCTGGCAGGACATCGACCTCAAGGAGCAGACCATCACGGTGCGGCGCAGTATGCGATACAACGGGACGAGGCACAAGACGGAGATCGGGACGACCAAGCGGAGCAAGGTCCGAACGGTTGACTTCTGCGACACCCTGGCGGCGATCTTCAAAGCAGCCAAGCTGGAACAGAACAAAAGCCGGCTCAGGTACGGACCACTCTACAGTCTGAACTACTACAAGCAGGTTCAGGAAAAGGGCCGCAGCTACTACGAGCTTTACAGTCTCCCGCAGTCCGAGGGAGCCCCGGAGGGCTACAGGGAAATCTTCTTTGTCTGCCTCCGGTCTGATGGGTGTTACGAGGCACCCAGAACGGTCAGTCTTGCCTGCCGCACAGCGGCCAGAAAGGTGCCGGGGCTTGAGGGCTTCCATTTCCATCAGCTTCGGCACACGTTCACGAGTAACCTGCTCTCCAACGGCGCAGCCCCCAAGGATGTCCAGGAACTGCTTGGCCACGCCGACGTCAGTACCACGATGAACATCTACGCCCACGCCACGAGGGAAGCGAAACGCTCCTCGGCCCGCCTGATGGATCAGGTAGTGGGCGGAAAGTAA
- a CDS encoding helix-turn-helix transcriptional regulator — translation MKSKNEFTAKQVGDRIRERRTELRLSMGQLGDRLGVNKSTIQRYEANGIDPKKTYMIVSLSEALETTPEWLTGQSETKEYDSYTKCKKDIDGHIVACLEEMIASVRGEPHQQMLTTFLGNLVDLYAIFCGHFARAMEEVEHAAGDEGLKESIRRYAIEIGDITQRVYVKEMEAPIEDMKRFLDGLLHLYDEGRTRVSMGDLFEIKTEARKRLTERNNSVEQ, via the coding sequence GTGAAATCGAAGAATGAGTTCACCGCAAAACAAGTCGGAGATCGTATCCGGGAGCGGCGAACAGAGCTGCGGCTCTCCATGGGCCAGCTTGGGGACCGGCTGGGTGTGAACAAATCCACCATCCAGCGGTATGAGGCCAACGGCATCGACCCCAAGAAAACGTACATGATCGTTTCCCTGTCCGAAGCTCTGGAAACGACACCGGAGTGGCTGACCGGCCAGTCCGAAACGAAGGAATACGATTCCTATACCAAATGCAAGAAAGACATCGACGGGCACATTGTCGCCTGTCTGGAGGAGATGATTGCCTCGGTGAGGGGGGAACCTCACCAGCAAATGCTGACTACATTCCTCGGAAACCTGGTGGACCTGTACGCCATCTTCTGCGGCCATTTCGCAAGGGCCATGGAGGAGGTGGAACACGCCGCTGGGGATGAGGGCTTGAAAGAATCCATCCGACGCTATGCCATCGAGATCGGGGACATCACCCAGCGGGTATATGTCAAGGAGATGGAAGCGCCCATTGAAGATATGAAGCGGTTCCTGGACGGGCTGCTGCATCTCTACGACGAGGGCCGCACCAGGGTGTCCATGGGCGACCTTTTCGAGATCAAAACCGAAGCCAGAAAAAGGCTGACTGAACGAAATAATTCCGTGGAACAATGA
- a CDS encoding helix-turn-helix domain-containing protein, translating to MSVAKMGMTIEEAAEVSGIGRNTMRQLVEWGKLPVLKVGRKTIIRTDTLERFMAVNQGRDLRRQSEVRRVE from the coding sequence ATGAGCGTTGCAAAGATGGGCATGACGATAGAGGAAGCGGCCGAGGTCTCCGGCATTGGCCGGAACACCATGCGTCAGCTGGTGGAATGGGGCAAGCTCCCCGTGCTGAAGGTAGGGCGCAAGACCATCATCCGCACGGATACGCTGGAGCGGTTTATGGCGGTCAATCAAGGTCGTGACCTGAGACGGCAGAGCGAAGTTCGGAGGGTAGAATGA